Within the Arthrobacter sp. V1I7 genome, the region AGGATGTCGGCCTGGCCGAGGGTATAGCCGGCGAGCTTCTGCGCCACGGCCATGACCTGTTCCTGGTACACGATCAGGCCGTAGGTCCCGCCGAGGATTTCGGCGAGCGGTTCCTCCAGCTCCGGATGGATCGGGATGACGTCCTGGATCTTGTTCTTGCGCAGGGCGTAGTCGGTGTGCGCGTTGGCGCCCATGGGGCCCGGCCGGTAGAGGGCCAGCACGGCGGAGATGTCTTCGAAGTTGTCAGGCTTCATGAGCTTGAGCAGGGCGCGCATGGGACCGCCGTCGAGCTGGAACACGCCAAGGGTGTCGCCCCGGGCCAGCAGCTCGTAGGACGGGGCGTCGTCGAGGGCCAGGGATTCGAGGTCCAGGTCCACGCCGCGGTTCATCTTGATGTTTTCGAGGGCGTCGGAAATGATCGTGAGGTTTCGCAGCCCGAGGAAGTCCATCTTGATCAGGCCGAGGCCCTCACATGTGGGGTAGTCGAACTGCGTGATGACCTGGCCGTCCTGGATGCGGCGCATGATGGGGATGACGTCGATGATGGGGTCCGAAGACATGATGACGCCGGCCGCGTGGACACCCCACTGCCGTTTCAGGCCCTCGATGCCCAGGGCGGTCTCGAAGACCTTGGCGGCTTCGGGGTCGGTGGCGACGAGCTGCCGGAAGTCCCCGGCCTCGCCGTAGCGCTTGGAGTCCTTGTTCTGGATGTCCGCGAGCGGGATGTCCTTGGCCATCACGGCCGGCGGGAGGGCCTTGGTGAGCTGTTCGCCCATGCTGAACGGGTACCCCAGCACGCGCGAGGAGTCCTTGAGCGCCTGCTTGGTCTTGATGGTGCCGTATGTGACGATCATCGCGACGCGTTCGTCACCGTATTTGCGCGTCACGTAGTCGATCACTTCGGAGCGGCGGCGGTCATCGAAGTCGACGTCGAAGTCAGGCATGGAGACGCGGTCCGGGTTCAGGAACCGTTCGAAGATGAGGCCGTGCGCCAGGGGATCAAGGTCGGTAATGCGCATGGCGTACGCCACCATGGAGCCTGCACCCGAGCCGCGGCCGGGACCTACCCGGATGCCGTTCTTCTTGGCCCAGTTGATGAAGTCGGCCACCACGAGGAAGTAGCCCGGGAATCCCATGGAGGTGATGACGCCGAGTTCGTAGTCCGCCTGGGTCCGTACCTTGTCCGGCACCCCGGCCGGATAGCGGTAGGCCAGTCCCGTGGCCACTTCCTTGACCAGCCAGGAAGTCTCGTCCTCACCCGGCGGGCAGGGGAAGCGGGGCATGTAGTTGGCGCCGGTGTTGAACGAGACCTCGCAGCGCTCGGCGATCAGCAGCGTGTTGTCGCACGCCTCGGGATGGTCGCGGAACAGTTCCCGCATTTCCTGCGGCGACTTCAGGTAGTAGCCGCTGCCGGAGAAGGCGAACCGGGACCCGCCGTTGTCGTAGCTGGGTTCCAGCAGGGTCGAGCCGGACTGGATGGCCAGCAGGGCCTCGTGCGCCTTGGCGTCGTGCTCGTGCGTGTAATGCAGGTCATTGGTGGCCACCAGCGGCAGGTTCAGGTCCTTCGCGAGGCGCAGCAGGTCGCCGGTGACGCGCCGCTCGATGTCCAGGCCGTGGTCCATGAGTTCGCAGAAGTAGTTGTCGGCCCCGAAGATGTCGCGGAACTCGGCGGCCGCCTCCAGTGCCTCCCGGTACTGGCCGAGCCGGAGCCGGGTCTGGACCTCGCCCGAGGGGCAGCCGGTCGTGGCGATCAGGCCCTCGGAATACGTGTTCAGCAGTTCGCGGTCCAGCCGCGGCCATTTGCCGAACACGGCGTCCAGCGAGGCGATGGACGAAGCCCGGAAGAGGTTCCGCATGCCCTTGTTGTTGTAGCTAAGCAGGGTCATGTGCGTGTAGGAGCCACCGCCGGAAATGTCGTCCTTGCGCTGGTTTTCCTCGCCCCAGCGGACCCGGCTCTTGTCGGTGCGCGCGGTTCCCGGCGTCACATACGCCTCGACGCCGATAATCGGCTTGATGCCCTTGTCGGTGGCCCGCTTCCAGAAGTCGAAGGCCCCGAAGAGGTAGCCGTGGTCCGTCGTGGCCAGTGCGGGCATGCCCAGCCGCTCGGTTTCATCGAACAGCTCGCCGAGCCGGGCGGCGCCGTCCAGCATGGAGTACTCGGTGTGGTTATGGAGATGGACAAACGAGTCGTTGCTGGAAGTCACCGGACTATTCTAGTGCCGGCATCGATCCGGCTTTGCCAGGCACGCGCGGCGGACAAAACCGGCACCCCGGCAAGCGCCGGCCAAAACACCCGGGACACGCGGGTCAGGGGCGGATCAAACACCGGCTAAATGCCGGGTCAGGGACGGATCAAACGCCGGGTCAGGCCTGTCCGGATTCGAGGACTTCGAGGGCATAGCTCAGGTCCTGGGGGTACTCGCTGGTGACTGTGACCCGCTCCCCCGTCCGTGGGTGGTCGAAGGACAGCTGGCGGGCGTGCAGCCACTGCCGTGTCAGTCCCAGGGTCGCGGCGAGCCGCGGATCGGCACCGTAGGTCAGGTCACCGGCGCAGGGGTGACGGAGGGCGGCAAAGTGCACCCGGATCTGGTGGGTACGCCCCGTTTCCAGGTGCACCTCCACGAGCGAGGCCTTGCCGAAAGCTTCGAGGACTTCGTAGTGGGTGATGGAGTCGCGGCCGTCCTCGATCACGGCGAACCGCCAGTCGTGGCCCGGGTGCCGGCCGATCGGCGCATCGATGGTGCCCGCCAGCGGGTCCGGGAGGCCCTGGACGACGGCGTGGTACACCTTGTCCACAGTACGTTCCTTGAACGCGCGCTTCAAAGCGGTGTAGGCGTTTTCGGTCTTGGCGACGACCATGACGCCGGAGGTTCCGACGTCGAGCCGGTGCACGATGCCGGCCCGCTCCGGCGACCCGGAGGTCGAGATCCGGTAGCCCGCGCCGGCGAGTCCGCCGACGACGGTCGGGCCCACCCACCCCGGCGAGGGGTGTGCTGCCACGCCCACCGGTTTGTCGAGAACGACGAACTCGTCATCGTCCAGCAGGATTTTCAGGCCTTCCACTACTTCCTCCACGACTTCCAGGGGGTCCCGCCGTTCCGGGACGACGACGTCGAGGACGGCGCCGGGGCTGAGCTTGAGGGACTTGCCGACGGGCTTGCCGTTGCAGCTCACGTTGCCTTCGGCAATGAGCGTGGCGGCCTGCGAACGGGAAATATCCATCAGCTTCGCCAGCCCGGCGTCCACCCGGCTGCCGGCAAGGTCGTCCGGCACCACAAAGTGCCGGGGCGCCGCGGAGTCGATCACCATGTCATCAGTCATTCTGCTGTACCGGTTCCTTCTGGTGGTGCGAGCCGTCGAGGGAAATGCCCCTCAGGGTGAGCAGGCAGATGATCACAACGGAGGATACGACGGCCGAATCGGCAATGTTGAAGATCGCGAAGTTGGGCAGCTGGATGAAGTCCACCACATGGCCCATGGCGAAGGAGGGCTCCCGGAACAGCCGGTCGGTGAGGTTTCCCAGGGCGCCGCCCAGCAGCAGGCCCAGCGCCAGCGCCCACCAGACCGAGCCCAGCTTCCGCAGCTGGAGCAGGATCGCCACCGAGACGGCGGCCATGATGATGGTGAAGACCCAGGTGATGTTTTCTCCGATGGAGAAGGCTGCCCCGGAATTGCGGATGTAGTACCAGTGCAGCAACGGGGGCAGCACCGGGATCCGCTCGCCCTCGACCATGGTGCTGGTCACCCACAGCTTGGTCAGCTGGTCGAACACGTAGGCGAACACCGCAAGTCCGGAGAAAACCGAGAGCAGCAGGGCACGGCGGGGCCCGGCGTGCGCAACCGGCGCAGGCGAGGTGGCGTCAGGGGTTGGGGCGTCAGTCATAGGGCTTTCGTTCGGGAGCCAGTGCTGGGACTGGGGGCCTACTGCCGGGGCGGTCAGGCCACGGACTGTGGCGGTTAATGCCAAAAGCCGGCGGCCGAGGAGTCCTCAGCCACCGACTTTCAGAATACTTGGCTTTTTGCCTAGGTGTTGGCTTCGACCTCAGGGGCCGCCACCGAACCACGGGCATCCAGATCGCGCAACTGGCCTTCGATGTATGCCTTCAGGCGTGAGCGGTAATCGCGCTCGAAGCCGCGGAGCTGCTCGACCTTGCGTTCCAGCACGGAGCGCTGCTGCTCGAGGGCACCCAGGATCTTGCGGGACTTTTCCTGGGCATCGTTGACAAGGCCGCTGGCCTCAATCTGGGCCTCGGCGATGATTTTGTCGCGCTGCTGCTCGCCGTCTGCGATGTGCTTGTCGTGCATCTGCTGCGCCATTGCGAGCAGGCCGGCCGCGGACTCCGACGCCGGGGTAGCGGCGGCCGCGGGTGCCGGGGCGGCTGCCGGGGCAGGAGCACGCTCGGCCTCTTTCTTCTTGGCAGCTTCGGCAGCCTTGGCCTCGGCTTCTGCCTTGGCGCGGTCTTCTTTTTCCTTGTCGGCCTTGACGGGAGCCGGCACCTTTTCGACCACGGGAGCCGCGGCGGTGGAGCTGGCAGGCGTGCCAGCGCTGAGCTCGGCGAGCTTCCTGCGCAGCTCGTCGTTCTCCTGGTTCAGGCGTCGCAGTTCGACGACGATCTCGTCCAGGAAGTCATCTACTTCGTCCTGGTCGTAGCCTTCGCGGAACTTGGTCGGCTGAAAGCGCTTGTTGACAACGTCTTCTGGCGTCAAAGCCATCTGGTCACCTCGTTGGTCTAGTTAGTCAGTAGGCCTTTCGGCCGTCAAACTACGGTACCTAAATATGGTCTGGTTACTCTAATTCAACACCGCAGTGTCAAACCGGAGTTTTCTATCAGTTTGGCGGCGGAAGGGGTCCGCTGCCCCGCTAGGCTGCGATCGGCTGGGCGTAGACGAGGCCCCTGGCGAAGGCCATGGCCACCGACACGGCAATGAACAGCAACAGGAAGCCGAGGTCCAGGGAGATCCCGCCCAGCCGCAACGGCGGGATCAGGCGCCGGAGCAGTTTGAGCGGCCTGTCCGTGATGGAATACACGGCGTGCGCGGCCACAAGCGCCACTCCGCGCGGCCGCCAGCTCCGCGCGAACATCTGGACCCAGTCAAAGACAAGCCTGACAATCAGGGCCACGAAGAAGAACAGCAGTGCGAGATAGACAAGTCCGAAAACGATTCCCATGAGTTAGCTCATATCTCCATGTTCATTCCGGATACCGCAGTGTCCTTGGGATGGTTACGCCTCTATTTCAACACGGATACTTCAGCACGGATGCCAGACAGGTGTCCCTGCCTGGCATCCGGAGAGAAATCCTGTATTAGCTCTGGTTGAAGAAGCTGGCCTGGGTCTCGCTGATCTTCTTGTCATCGCCGATGACTTCAACGTACGACGGCGACAGCAGGAATACCTTGTTCGTGACGCGTTCGATGCTGCCCCGCAAGCCGAAAACCAGTCCTGCGGAGAAGTCGACGAGCCGCTTGGCGTCCGCTTCTCCCATGTCTGTGACGTTCATGATGACGGGGATGCCGTCACGGAAGCTTTCACCGATGAGCTTGGCATCGTTGTAGGAGCGCGGGTGGATCGTGGTGATCTGCCGGAGTGCGGTGGGTTCTTCGCGGCTCAAGGCCGCTCGCTTGATGGGTGTCACAGGTGCGCGATATTCCTCTTCAGCGGCGTGGGGCTCCT harbors:
- a CDS encoding RluA family pseudouridine synthase, with protein sequence MVIDSAAPRHFVVPDDLAGSRVDAGLAKLMDISRSQAATLIAEGNVSCNGKPVGKSLKLSPGAVLDVVVPERRDPLEVVEEVVEGLKILLDDDEFVVLDKPVGVAAHPSPGWVGPTVVGGLAGAGYRISTSGSPERAGIVHRLDVGTSGVMVVAKTENAYTALKRAFKERTVDKVYHAVVQGLPDPLAGTIDAPIGRHPGHDWRFAVIEDGRDSITHYEVLEAFGKASLVEVHLETGRTHQIRVHFAALRHPCAGDLTYGADPRLAATLGLTRQWLHARQLSFDHPRTGERVTVTSEYPQDLSYALEVLESGQA
- a CDS encoding cell division protein SepF; translation: MAGALRKTMIYLGLADGEEHYESEHPKPHKDEDDSMEHDREERRAPAPVREVPREEPHAAEEEYRAPVTPIKRAALSREEPTALRQITTIHPRSYNDAKLIGESFRDGIPVIMNVTDMGEADAKRLVDFSAGLVFGLRGSIERVTNKVFLLSPSYVEVIGDDKKISETQASFFNQS
- a CDS encoding DivIVA domain-containing protein, producing the protein MALTPEDVVNKRFQPTKFREGYDQDEVDDFLDEIVVELRRLNQENDELRRKLAELSAGTPASSTAAAPVVEKVPAPVKADKEKEDRAKAEAEAKAAEAAKKKEAERAPAPAAAPAPAAAATPASESAAGLLAMAQQMHDKHIADGEQQRDKIIAEAQIEASGLVNDAQEKSRKILGALEQQRSVLERKVEQLRGFERDYRSRLKAYIEGQLRDLDARGSVAAPEVEANT
- the dnaE gene encoding DNA polymerase III subunit alpha gives rise to the protein MTSSNDSFVHLHNHTEYSMLDGAARLGELFDETERLGMPALATTDHGYLFGAFDFWKRATDKGIKPIIGVEAYVTPGTARTDKSRVRWGEENQRKDDISGGGSYTHMTLLSYNNKGMRNLFRASSIASLDAVFGKWPRLDRELLNTYSEGLIATTGCPSGEVQTRLRLGQYREALEAAAEFRDIFGADNYFCELMDHGLDIERRVTGDLLRLAKDLNLPLVATNDLHYTHEHDAKAHEALLAIQSGSTLLEPSYDNGGSRFAFSGSGYYLKSPQEMRELFRDHPEACDNTLLIAERCEVSFNTGANYMPRFPCPPGEDETSWLVKEVATGLAYRYPAGVPDKVRTQADYELGVITSMGFPGYFLVVADFINWAKKNGIRVGPGRGSGAGSMVAYAMRITDLDPLAHGLIFERFLNPDRVSMPDFDVDFDDRRRSEVIDYVTRKYGDERVAMIVTYGTIKTKQALKDSSRVLGYPFSMGEQLTKALPPAVMAKDIPLADIQNKDSKRYGEAGDFRQLVATDPEAAKVFETALGIEGLKRQWGVHAAGVIMSSDPIIDVIPIMRRIQDGQVITQFDYPTCEGLGLIKMDFLGLRNLTIISDALENIKMNRGVDLDLESLALDDAPSYELLARGDTLGVFQLDGGPMRALLKLMKPDNFEDISAVLALYRPGPMGANAHTDYALRKNKIQDVIPIHPELEEPLAEILGGTYGLIVYQEQVMAVAQKLAGYTLGQADILRRAMGKKKKSELDKQFAGFSQGMQDNGYSMAAVKTLWDILLPFSDYAFNKAHSAAYGVISYWTAYLKAHYAPEYMAALLTSVGDDKDKSAIYLNECRRMGITVLPPDVNESALNFTPVGTDIRFGMGAIRNVGVNVVEAMVAAREKEGAYTSFKDYLMKVPAVVCNKRTIESLIKAGAFDSLNHHRRALAMVHEEAIDSVITLKRNEAIGQFDLFAGFDEAESEASLSIEIPDLPEWEKKDKLSFERDMLGLYVSDHPLQGLEGLLSQHADQSITSLIAEDGPHDGAIVTIAGMITSLSRRIAKASGNAYARAEIEDLGGSVEVMFFGQVYGPIASVLAEDLIVVVKGRLQRRDDGAVALNCMELSVPDLSEGLNGPLVITMQTHKATEAVVTELGDVLRTHRGKSEVRLHLQGDSRVEVMGLPVHLRVNPSPSLFGDLKVLLGSTCLDG
- a CDS encoding YggT family protein, which produces MGIVFGLVYLALLFFFVALIVRLVFDWVQMFARSWRPRGVALVAAHAVYSITDRPLKLLRRLIPPLRLGGISLDLGFLLLFIAVSVAMAFARGLVYAQPIAA
- the lspA gene encoding signal peptidase II, whose product is MTDAPTPDATSPAPVAHAGPRRALLLSVFSGLAVFAYVFDQLTKLWVTSTMVEGERIPVLPPLLHWYYIRNSGAAFSIGENITWVFTIIMAAVSVAILLQLRKLGSVWWALALGLLLGGALGNLTDRLFREPSFAMGHVVDFIQLPNFAIFNIADSAVVSSVVIICLLTLRGISLDGSHHQKEPVQQND